A part of Acidimicrobiales bacterium genomic DNA contains:
- the lspA gene encoding signal peptidase II — translation MQERGAVAALTPARHRAGRWSRGQLLTGALIGVLVVVADQLSKSLEQNALAGGPSHVLGPLDLELTYNSGAAFGVGRGLAPVLIVAGVALVLVVFYGRTVRGRSGAVAAGLLLGGALSNLGDRLFRGHGGAVIDWIHLSHWPTFNVADSCVVVGVGLLLLANLRSPDGATAPAGG, via the coding sequence ATGCAAGAGCGGGGGGCTGTCGCGGCGCTGACGCCGGCCCGCCACCGGGCGGGGCGATGGTCGCGGGGCCAGCTCCTCACCGGTGCGCTGATCGGCGTCCTGGTCGTGGTGGCGGACCAGCTCTCGAAGTCCCTCGAGCAGAACGCGCTGGCGGGCGGGCCCTCGCACGTGCTCGGGCCCCTCGACCTCGAGCTGACCTACAACTCGGGGGCCGCCTTCGGTGTCGGCCGCGGCCTGGCGCCGGTCCTGATCGTGGCCGGGGTGGCGCTGGTCCTGGTCGTGTTCTACGGGCGGACCGTCCGGGGCCGGTCCGGGGCGGTGGCGGCCGGCCTCCTGCTCGGCGGGGCGCTGTCCAACCTCGGGGACCGGCTGTTCCGGGGCCACGGCGGGGCGGTCATCGACTGGATCCATCTCTCCCACTGGCCGACGTTCAACGTGGCCGACTCGTGCGTCGTGGTCGGAGTGGGCCTGCTCCTGCTGGCGAACCTCCGCAGCCCGGACGGCGCCACCGCCCCCGCCGGGGGATGA
- a CDS encoding RluA family pseudouridine synthase, which translates to MSPPSSAEIPEALVGQRLDRVVSMVTGLPRAEAAGLVTGGAVRVGGDPATRGSRRMALGEVVEITTTPGEAAPPAPDPSVPLHVVHEDRELVVVDKPAGLVVHPGAGNRGGTLVNGLLARYPEMARVGDPERPGIVHRLDKGTSGLLVVARTSGAYAALVAMLAGRQVSRAYLVLVAGAVESDRGVVDAPVGRSARQPTRMAVTAGGRGARTRYEVRRRFPPTSEGRSLTLLECSLETGRTHQIRVHLAAIGHPVAGDPAYGRGGAAALLPGLARPFLHAHRLAFEHPAGTGRLELSSPLPADLEAVLDPLG; encoded by the coding sequence ATGAGCCCGCCGAGCAGCGCCGAGATCCCCGAGGCCCTGGTGGGCCAGCGCCTCGATCGTGTCGTGTCGATGGTGACCGGGCTGCCCCGCGCCGAGGCGGCCGGCCTGGTCACGGGAGGAGCCGTGCGGGTGGGGGGCGACCCCGCCACCCGGGGATCCCGCCGCATGGCGCTCGGCGAGGTCGTCGAGATCACCACCACCCCGGGCGAGGCTGCCCCTCCCGCCCCCGACCCCTCCGTGCCCCTTCACGTCGTGCACGAGGATCGCGAGCTGGTGGTGGTCGACAAGCCCGCCGGGCTGGTCGTGCATCCCGGGGCCGGCAACCGGGGCGGCACCCTGGTCAACGGCCTGCTGGCGCGCTACCCGGAGATGGCCCGGGTCGGGGACCCGGAGCGGCCGGGCATCGTCCACCGCCTCGACAAGGGCACGTCCGGGCTGCTGGTGGTGGCCCGCACCTCCGGGGCCTACGCCGCCCTCGTGGCGATGCTGGCCGGGCGCCAGGTGAGCCGCGCCTACCTGGTGCTCGTGGCCGGGGCGGTCGAGTCCGATCGGGGTGTCGTCGACGCGCCGGTGGGCCGGTCCGCCCGCCAGCCCACCCGGATGGCGGTCACCGCCGGGGGGCGGGGGGCCCGCACCCGGTACGAGGTCCGGCGCCGCTTCCCCCCGACATCCGAGGGCCGATCGCTGACCCTCCTCGAGTGCTCGCTGGAGACGGGCCGGACCCACCAGATCCGGGTCCATCTGGCCGCCATCGGCCATCCGGTGGCGGGCGACCCGGCCTACGGGCGGGGCGGGGCGGCGGCCCTGCTCCCGGGTCTGGCCCGCCCGTTCCTCCACGCCCACCGCCTGGCCTTCGAGCACCCGGCGGGCACCGGCC